A genomic window from Sphingomonas taxi includes:
- a CDS encoding prepilin peptidase — MSAVGWAALLGGLGAIFGSFIAALVIRWPAGRSIADGRSACDACGRTLAPVELVPIVSFVAQRGRCRGCDARIDPGHLWIELAALAIGMLAGAVAPGWAGVAGAVFGWLLLALAALDIVAFWLPDRLTALLALAGLASGAAGLAPALADRLIGGIAGYAALAGIALGYKAWRGREGMGGGDPKLMGAIGLWLGWRMLPAVLVIASLVGLGVAVFAHLSGRRMARDTALPFGALLGVAAYPAWLAMVTIAP, encoded by the coding sequence GTGAGCGCCGTCGGCTGGGCGGCGCTGCTCGGCGGGCTGGGGGCGATCTTTGGCAGCTTCATCGCGGCGCTGGTGATCCGCTGGCCGGCGGGGCGATCGATCGCGGACGGACGGTCGGCGTGCGACGCATGCGGGCGGACGCTCGCGCCGGTCGAGCTGGTGCCGATCGTCAGCTTCGTGGCGCAGCGCGGTCGGTGCCGGGGCTGCGACGCGCGGATCGATCCCGGCCATCTGTGGATCGAGCTGGCGGCGCTGGCGATCGGCATGCTGGCCGGGGCGGTCGCACCCGGTTGGGCCGGCGTGGCGGGGGCGGTGTTCGGCTGGCTGCTGCTGGCACTCGCGGCGCTCGATATCGTCGCCTTCTGGCTGCCCGACCGGCTGACCGCATTGCTCGCGCTGGCCGGGCTGGCGAGCGGGGCGGCGGGGCTGGCGCCCGCGCTGGCGGATCGGCTGATCGGCGGCATCGCCGGCTATGCGGCGCTCGCCGGGATCGCGCTGGGCTATAAAGCGTGGCGGGGCCGCGAGGGGATGGGTGGTGGCGATCCCAAGCTGATGGGGGCGATCGGATTGTGGCTCGGCTGGCGGATGCTGCCGGCGGTGCTGGTGATCGCGAGCCTGGTCGGGCTGGGGGTCGCAGTGTTCGCGCATCTCAGCGGGCGGCGCATGGCACGCGACACCGCGCTGCCGTTCGGCGCATTGCTCGGCGTGGCGGCTTACCCGGCGTGGCTGGCCATGGTAACGATCGCGCCATGA
- a CDS encoding carbohydrate porin, with product MTLRFVFASLSIAMLLTGTAHAQQVDVGASAPPPDTAEATPDSSQGDTQHRPRTAIARTRDTSPSALIGDTQSAPPPGLIGDWQEIRTRLGQRGIGVTARYASESGYNVSGGDRKLFRETGQFDAGVLLDLDKLAGLTGGAFQATVTWRRGRNLTADAGIDSLQQVQEVYGRGQTVRVTQLWYEQRIGPRVEIKLGRTNPGEDFAVFSCHFMNLSFCGAQPGNLVGDYWQNWPVGQWGARVRVDLPRDLYVQGGVYEINPRNLDNDFFVWRFHGATGALIPVEVGWTRGGDDGQVGSYKVGAWLGTARGDDVLLDVNRNPSVVTGLSPLQHTSRYGVYGTMQQQLTGTSKDGKALTGLSMFANVTQADRATSVTDNQVSLGVFYKGLVPAVPGDVLGVAAARTNVNGRAATADRLIPGTPVRHAEYAAEVYYSIHPADWLELRPNLQYIHHPGGVREAHDVGVLGMKAAITL from the coding sequence ATGACGCTACGCTTCGTATTCGCCAGCCTTTCCATTGCCATGTTGCTCACCGGCACCGCGCACGCCCAACAGGTCGATGTCGGCGCCTCCGCGCCGCCGCCCGACACCGCCGAGGCGACCCCCGACAGCAGTCAGGGCGATACCCAGCACCGGCCTCGCACCGCGATCGCCCGCACCCGCGATACCTCGCCCTCGGCGCTGATCGGTGACACGCAGAGTGCGCCGCCGCCGGGCCTGATCGGCGACTGGCAGGAGATCCGCACCCGGCTCGGCCAGCGCGGGATCGGCGTCACCGCGCGTTATGCCTCGGAAAGCGGCTACAATGTCTCGGGCGGCGACCGGAAGCTGTTCCGCGAGACCGGCCAGTTCGACGCCGGCGTCCTGCTCGACCTCGACAAGCTCGCCGGGCTGACGGGCGGCGCGTTCCAGGCGACGGTGACGTGGCGGCGCGGGCGCAACCTGACCGCGGATGCCGGCATCGATTCGCTGCAGCAGGTGCAGGAGGTCTATGGCCGCGGCCAAACGGTGCGCGTGACGCAATTATGGTATGAGCAGCGGATCGGCCCGCGCGTCGAGATCAAGCTCGGCCGCACCAATCCGGGCGAGGATTTCGCGGTCTTCTCGTGCCATTTCATGAATTTGAGCTTCTGCGGCGCGCAGCCGGGCAATCTCGTCGGCGATTATTGGCAGAATTGGCCCGTCGGCCAATGGGGTGCGCGGGTCCGGGTCGACCTCCCGCGCGACCTGTACGTGCAGGGCGGCGTCTACGAGATCAATCCACGCAATCTCGACAACGACTTCTTCGTCTGGCGCTTCCACGGTGCGACCGGCGCGCTGATCCCGGTCGAGGTCGGCTGGACGCGCGGCGGTGACGACGGGCAGGTCGGTTCGTACAAGGTCGGCGCATGGCTCGGCACCGCGCGGGGCGACGACGTGCTGCTCGACGTCAACCGCAATCCCAGCGTCGTCACCGGCCTGTCGCCGCTCCAGCATACGAGTCGCTACGGCGTCTACGGGACGATGCAGCAGCAGCTCACCGGTACGTCGAAGGACGGCAAGGCGCTGACCGGCCTGTCGATGTTCGCCAATGTCACGCAGGCGGACCGGGCGACTTCGGTGACCGACAACCAGGTGTCGCTCGGGGTGTTCTACAAGGGGCTGGTGCCGGCGGTGCCGGGCGACGTGCTCGGTGTCGCTGCCGCGCGGACCAACGTCAACGGCCGCGCCGCGACCGCCGACCGGCTGATACCGGGGACGCCGGTGCGCCATGCCGAATATGCCGCGGAGGTCTATTACAGTATCCACCCCGCCGACTGGCTCGAGCTCAGGCCCAACCTGCAATATATCCACCATCCCGGTGGGGTGCGCGAGGCGCATGACGTCGGCGTATTGGGGATGAAGGCGGCGATCACGCTGTGA